The Variovorax sp. S12S4 genome includes the window CCACCGCAGGTGCTCGACCAGTTCGCGCGGAAGGCCGAACGGAAAATCGAAGCCGCCGATCCACGCCGGCTCGCTGCGCAGCCACTCGGCCCAGGCGCCGAGCGTGGTGAAGCGCTGGAGGCCCGTCAGCACCAGTTCGCCCGCCCCGCTGGTGCGTCCGGCGGCGACGACGATCGGCTTGCGCGACGTGGGTGCGCAGGAAAAATCGCATCCGAACAGCAGCGGCGAATTCATCTCACCCCAGCGCGAGTGCCACCACCCCGGCGGCAATGAAAGCTGCGCCCAGCAGCCGCAGCAGGCGATCGCCCTCGCGCAGCAGATGGCCGCCGATCAGCGCGGCGAAAAGCATCGAGACTTCGCGCGCCGGCGCAACATGGGAAATGGGCGCCTGCTGCACCGCATAGAGCACCAGCACATACGAAACGGGGCTGATCACCGCCACCAGCAGTGCGTACTTCCACTGCGCGCGCCACATCCGCGCCGTTTCGGTGCGGTCGTGCAGCCCGGCGGGCAGCAGCAGGCCCACGCGCACCAGGTTGCCGAAGTAGTCGAGCAGGATCGGGGACATCGCCAGGAATTTCACCGCATAGCTGTCGGCCACTGTGTAGGCCGCGATGAAGGCCCCCGTCAGCACGCCGTAGCGAACGCCCTTGTGAACCCGCGCGCGCTGGGCCGGGTCATGCTTCTTGCGCCAAAGGCCCGGTCCGCCGGCCACCAGGAAGACACCCAGCACCACGCCCGCAATGCCCGCGACGCCGACGAGGCTGATGCGCTCGCCAAGGAACAGGATGGCGACCAGCGAGGACAGCAGCGGTCCCGAACCGCGCGCCAGCGGATAGACCACGGTGAGATCGGACTTGCGGTAGCCGCGAAGCAGAATGACGTAGTAGATGACGTGCAACACACCGCTCAGCACGACGAAGCCCCACTCCTTCAAGCCCCAGGTCGGCACCACGCTCCAGCCCAGCGTGACGCCCACGGGGGCCCACACAACGGCCATGAAGACGCCGCTTTGCAACGCGAAGCGTGCGTCGCCGTTCGCCTTTTGGCGGCGATGTTCCAGCTGGCGTGAATGATCCCGGCAAGCAGGATCAATGCGAAGGCGGAGAGCGGCACCCCGGGTTATGCGAGGCCGGGAGAACGCGGAGTGCCTGGCGCGGGCACCACTGGCCTCAGTGGCGGCCGACGATGGCCGCGGTGGCCATCAGTTCCTCGAGCAGCGCCAGCGAGACCTTGCCCGACACCGCATACGGATTCAGCTCGGGCTTTTCCGAGTACTTGAGCAGCGTCGAGGCGTTGAGCTTGGAGAGGTTGACCTGCCCCATGGTCCAGCCACCGAAGCGGCGCTCGGAAATTTCTTCGTAGTGCAGCAGCACCACGTCCTTGTGGCGCGCATCGCGCTGGATGTGGCCGTAGAGTTCGCTCACGGCCATGCGCCCGCCTTCGATGGCCTGCAGGAAGGTGCCGGCACCGTAGCAAAGAATGCCCGTGATGCCGCAGGACGGGTTGTGCGTGCGCGATTGCGCAAGGATGGCGTCGATGGCCTCGGGGCTGGTATCGACGGCGCGGCTGGCGTAGAGAAGTCGGACCAGCATGTTCAGCTCCTCCTCGGTAGCAGCGAGAGGAATTCGCGGCGCAGGCTCGGGTCTTTGAGGAACACGCCGCGCATCACGGAGTTGATCATCTTGCTGTCCATTTCCTTCACGCCGCGCCAGGCCATGCAGAAGTGCTCGGCTTCCATCACGAGCGCCAGGCCGTCGGGCTGGGTTTTTTCCTGGATCAGGTCGGCCAGCTGCACCACCGCCTCTTCCTGGATCTGGGGCCGGCCCATGACCCATTCGGCAAGGCGCGCGTATTTCGACAGGCCGATCACGTTGGTGTGCTCGTTGGGCATGATGCCGATCCACAGCTTGCCTATGATCGGGCAGAAGTGGTGCGAGCAGGCGCTGCGCACGGTGATCGGGCCGACGATCATCAGCTCGTTCAGGTGCTCGGCATTCGGAAATTCGGTGAGCGAAGGCGGCGCCACGTAGCGGCCCCTGAACACTTCGTTGAGGTACATCTTGGCCACGCGGCGCGCTGTGTTGCCGGTGTTGTGGTCGTTCTCGAGGTCGATTACCAGGCTTTCGAGCACGCCCTTCATCTTCACTTCGACCTCGTCGAGCAGCGACTCGAGTTCGCCGGGTTCGATGAACTCGGCAATGTTGTCGTTGGCGTTGAAGCGCTTGCGCGCGGCAGTCAGGCGTTCGCGGATCTTCACCGAGACGGGGGTGCCCTCGTCGTCGTTGTTTCCGTCAGGGCGCGGTTCCACGTCGGTTTTCCTCAGCATCCGCGCATGGTATCAGCGAACGCATTTTGCAGGCCCGGCAGGGAGAAGCCAGCAAAAGCGCGCCTCATGCCAGCACAAAATCGGCCACCAGCGGCAGGTGGTCAGACATTCGCGCCCAGATCGGCCCGCGCGGCACCGAACAGGCCACCGGCTCCAGGTGCCGCCCATAGACGAAGTCGAGCTGCGCCACGGGCAGGCGCGAGGGATAGGTAAGGGTTCGCGACCCGCGCAGGTCGCTGGTGTCGCGCAGTCCCATGGCGTTCATGGCGTAGCGCATGCGCGCGCCCCAGTCGTTGAAGTCGCCCGCAACCACCACCGCCTCGCCGGCCGGCACTTCGCGCTCGATGAACTCCCGCAACCGCGCAACCTGCCGCACGCGGCTGCCCTTGATGAGCCCCAGGTGCACGACGATGGCATGCACGGGCCGGCCCTCCACCTCGATGACCACGTGCAGCAGCCCGCGCTGCTCGAAGCGGTGGTCGGAAATGTCCTGGTGGCCGGTGCGGATCACGGGCCAGCGGGTCAGCAGGGCATTGCCGTGCTCGCCGTGGCGCGTGATGGCATTGGTTTCATAAACCGCGGTGTAGCCCTCGGGCGCCAGGAAGTCGGCCTGGGGAAGCTCTGGCCAGCGCTCGAAGCGGAGCGCAGCCTGCCGGTTCATCTTGCGCACCTCCTGCAGGCAGACGATGTCGGCGTCGAGCTGCTCGATGGCGTGCCCCAGGTTGTGGATCTCCAGCCGCCGTGCCGGCCCGATGCCTTGCACACCCTTGTGGATGTTGTAGGTCGCGACCCGAAGGGTGTGTGCCGGCAGGTTCATCTGGCAAATTCTGGCAGCAACAGAATGGCTTCGGCATTCGACGGAGAAAAGCACGCGTCGGCCGCCTCGCGGTAGGGCAGCCATTTCCAGTCGGTGTGCTCGCGGGGCGCCAGGGTGGGCACCAGGCGCTCGGGCACGCACAGGCCGAACAGGTGTTCGGTGTTGTGCGTCACGCCCGGTTCATAGCGTGCGCGCCAGCCTGGGTAGATTTCGTAGACGTTGCTCAGCTGCCAATCGACCAGCCCCGCGGCCAGGGGCGTGCCCTCGCCGCATTGGATGCCGGTTTCCTCGGCCACCTCGCGCGCCGCGGTGAGCATGAGCGGCTCGTCGGCCAAGTCCTTGCTGCCGGTGACCGATTGCCAGAAGTCATTGGCATCGGCACGCCGGATCAGCAGCACGTCGAGCGCCGGCGTATGAATGACGACCAGCACCGACTCCGGAATCTTCCAGGGCCGGGTGCTCGTCGTCATGGGCGCATCAGGCGGTTTGGGGCGTGTTGCGCAGCTTGATGTGCAGCTCGCGCAACTGCTTCTCGTCGACCGGGCTCGGCGCCTGCGTGAGCAGGTCTTGCGCGCGCTGGGTCTTGGGGAAGGCGATCACGTCGCGGATCGACTCGGCACCGGTCATCAGCATGACCAGGCGGTCGAGGCCGATGGCGATGCCGCCATGCGGCGGGGCGCCGTATTGCAGGGCGTCGAGCAGGAAGCCGAACTTGAGCTGGGCGTCCTCGGCGCTGATCTTGAGCGCGCGGAACACCTTGCTCTGCACTTCCTCGCGGTGGATACGCACCGAGCCGCCGCCCATCTCGATGCCGTTGAGCACCATGTCGTAGGCCTTGGCAATGCACTTCTCGGGGGCCGTGTCCATGAGGTCTTCATGGCCGTCCTTCGGCGCGGTGAACGGGTGGTGCACGGCGCTCCAGCGCTGGCCTTCCTCGTCAAACTCGAACATCGGGAAGTCGACCACCCACAGGGGCGCCCAGCGGTCGTCGAACAGGCCGGCCTTCTTGCCGAAGGCGCTGTGGCCGATCTTCACGCGCAGCGCGCCGATGGCGTCGTTGACGATCTTTTCCTTGTCGGCACCGAAGAACAGGATGTCGCCGTTGCGGGCGCCCGTGCGGGCGATGATCTCGGCCAGCGAGGCGTCGTCGAGGTTCTTGACGATCGGGCTCTGCAGACCTTCGCGGCCGGCGGCTGCGTCGTTCACCTTGATGTAGGCCAGGCCCTTGGCGCCGTAGATCTTGACGAACTCCTGGTACGCGTCGATCTCGCCGCGCGACAGGCCGCCTTCGGCTCCGCCGCCCGGCACGCGCAGCGCAACCACACGGCCGCCCTGCATGGTGGCGGCGTTGGAGAACACCTTGAACTCGACGCGCTTCATGAGCTCGGTGAGTTCGGTGAACTCGAGCTTCACGCGCAGGTCGGGCTTGTCGGAGCCGTACTTGAACATGGCGTCCGCGTACGTCATGGTCGGGAACACCGGCAGGTCGATGCCCGCGGCATTGCGGAACACGTTGCGGATCATGCCCTCGAACATCTCGCGGATTTCTTCTTCGGCGAGGAACGAGGTCTCGATGTCGATCTGCGTGAATTCGGGCTGGCGGTCTGCGCGCAGGTCTTCGTCGCGGAAGCACTTCACGATCTGGTAGTACCGGTCGTAGCCGGCCACCATCAAGAGCTGCTTGAAGAGCTGGGGCGACTGCGGCAGCGCAAAGAAGCTGCCGTCGTGCACGCGGCTGGGCACCAGGTAGTCGCGCGCGCCTTCGGGCGTGGACTTGCCGAGCATCGGGGTTTCGATGTCGATGAAGCCGTTGGCGTCGAGGAACTTGCGCGTTTCCATCGTCACCTTGTAGCGCAGCATCATGTTCCGCTGCATGGCCGGGCGGCGCAGGTCGAGCACGCGGTGCGTGAGGCGGGTGGTTTCCGACAGGTTGTCGTCGTCCAGCAGGAACGGGGGCGTGACCGAGGGGTTGAGCACCTTGAGCTCATGGCACAACACTTCGATCTTGCCGCTCTTGAGCTGGTCGTTGGTGGTGCCTTCGGGGCGCGCGCGCACCAGGCCGGTGATCTGCACGCAGAACTCGTTGCGCAGGTTCTCGGCCACGGCGAAGGTGGAGGCGCGGTCGGGGTCGCACACCACCTGCACGTAGCCTTCGCGGTCGCGCACGTCGACGAAGATCACGCCGCCATGGTCGCGGCGGCGGTTGACCCAGCCGCACAGGGTGACGGTTTGGCCCATCAGGGCTTCGGTCACAAGACCGCAATAGTGAGTACGCATGGCCATATCTTGATTTCCAGCGCCGCGAAGGCGCGTTTCTTACTTGTTCGCGAGGGTCGAGGGGCCGCCGGGAACGACCACGCCCATCGAGACGATGTATTTGAGCGCTTCGTCCACGCTCATCTTGAGTTCGATGCAATCGCTGCGCTTGAGCATCACGAAATAACCGCCCGTCGGATTGGGCGTTGTGGGTACATAGACGCTGAGGTAGTCGCCGCCGCCCAGGTGCTCGACCACGTCGCTACCCGGCGCGCCGGTCACGAAGGCGATGGTCCACACGCCCTCTCGGGGCCACTGCACCAGCACCGCGGTGCGAAAGGCGTTGCCGTTTTCGGAGAACAGCGTGTCGGACACCTGCTTGACGCTGGAGTAGATCGAGCGCACCACGGGAATGCGCCGCACCACCGCGTCGCCCCAACCGAGCAGGCGCTTGCCCACGAAGTTGCTTGCAATGGCGCCGACGCCCAGCAAGATGGCCAGCGTGAGCAGCACGCCGAGCCCGCGCACGTTGTTTTCGTGCAGCCATGTCTGCCAGACCACCGGCAGCACCCAGAGCGTCTGGTCCAGCGTGTCGATGATCCACTTCAGCACCGCCAGGGTGATGAACAGCGGAACGATGACCAGCAAGCCGGAAAACAGCCATTTGCGCAGGGCGAGCATGGTGTGTTGTTCTCGGTCGCTCGTCAGTCGCTCTTGGCGGCAGCTGGCGCCGGCGCAGGGCTGGAGGCAGGGGCGGGTGCAGGCGCGGGGCTGGAAGCCTCCGCGGTCTTGGCGGCTGGCGCGGCGGCGCTGTCGCCATTGCTCGCGGGTGCAGCGGTGGCGGCTTCGGCCTTCTTGCCGCCGCCATCGCGGAAGTCGGTCACGTACCAGCCGGAACCCTTGAGCTGGAAACCGGCGGCGGTGACCTGCTTTTCGAAGGCACTCGCGCCGCATGCCGGACACACCGTGAGCGGCGCATCGGACATTTTTTGCAGGGCGTCCTTGGCAAAGCCGCAGGCGCTGCACTTGTAGGCGTAAATGGGCATGGAATTGAGTAAAAAAGCGGCGCAAAAACCGAGCAGAGGCCGCTCGCAAAGCCCTCGATTATAAGGGTGCCCCTGCAGGCATGAACCCGCATGGCCCGGCCAGTGCACCCGTGGAACCGGCTCTGCCAGGCCGCCGGGTGCGCCCCCAGTGGGGGAGGCGCCAAAGGCGCTTCGGGGGCGTTCCTAGGCTGCGAGCATCCGGTGCGGCGTGCGGGTGTTGGTCACCCACTGCGGCGCCAGCGATCCGGCCACCATGCCGCCGAACGAGGCGAGCACGCCGGCCAGCTGGGCCGGAAACTCGGCGCCCCAGGGCATCGACAGGAACAGCAGCCAGGTGCCGATGCCGAACAGGATCGAAGCGAGCGCCCCCTGCGTGGTGCCGCGGCGCCAGTAAAGCCCGCACACCAGCGGCACGAAGGCGCCGACCAGCGGCACCTGGTAGGCGCCCGACACCAGTTCGTAGATGGGCGTGCCCTGCATGCGGATGGCATAGGCCAGCACGGCCGCGCTGAAGACCAGCACCGTGATGCGCATGGTCATGAGGTTCTGGCGGTCGGTGCCCGCGGGCCGGAACTGGCGCCAGATGTTCTCGGTGAAGGTAACGCTCGGCGCCAGCAGCGTGGCCGAGGCGGTCGACTTGATGGCCGACAGCAGCGCGCCGAAGAAGAGCACCTGCATCACGAACGGCATCTTCTCGAGCACCAGGGTCGGCAGCACCTTCTGCGGATCGTCCTTGAGCAGCGCGGCGGTCTGCTCCGGCATGATCAGCAGCGCGCTGGCCACCAGGAACATCGGCACGAAGGCGAACAGGATGTATGCCACGCCGCCGATGACCGGCCCGCGCGTTGCGGCCTTGACGCTGTTGGCGGACATGACGCGCTGGAACACGTCCTGCTGCGGAATGGAGCCGAGCATCATCGTGATGGCCGCGGCAAGGAAGAACACCATGTCGTGCCAGTTGGGCTCGGGCCAGAACTTGAAGAGGTCCTTGCTGACCGCGAAGGCCACCACCTTGTCGGCGCCGCCGGCCATGTTGCCGGCGAACACCGCAATGATGGCAAGCCCCGCGACGAGGATGATCATCTGGATGAAGTCGGTCACCGCCACCGACCACATGCCGCCGAAGAGGGTGTAGGCCAGGATGGAAACCACCCCGATCACCATGCCCACCGGAATGCTGATGGCGCCGGCGGAAAGCACGTTGAACACCAGCCCGAGCGCCGTGACCTGCGCCGACACCCAGCCCAGGTAGCTCAGCATGATGATGAGCGAGCAGGCCACCTCCACGCCGCGGCCGTAGCGCTCGCGGTAGTAGTCGCTGATGGTCAGCAGGGTCATGCGGTAGAGCTTGCCCGCGAAGAACAGCCCGACCAGGATGAGGCAGGTGCCCGCGCCGAACGGATCTTCGACCACGCCGTTCAGCCCGCTTTCGATGAACTTGGCCGGAATGCCGAGCACCGTTTCGGAGCCGAACCAGGTGGCGAAGGTGGTCGTCACGATCATGAAGAGCGGCAGGTGCCGCCCAGCAATGGCGAAGTCGGTGGTGTTCTTCACCCGCTTGGCGGCGTAGAGGCCGATCGCAATGGTGACCAGCAGATAAACGACAACCAGCGTCAGCAACACGGGGACTCTCCTCTAGAACAACTTCACGCGCACCAGCAACTGCATGGCGAGCAATCCCAATACAAATCCTATGCCACCGTAGATGATGGTCTGCAGCAACCGGTTGGTGCGCTTTTGCGCGGCCAGCAGTTCGAGCAGCTCGCGGCGGTTGTCGGCCGGCCGATTTTCAAGGAAATCGTGCAGCAGCCGCGGCAGTTGCGGCAGCAGTTTTGCGTAGCGCGGCGCCTCGGCCTTGAGCTGCTGGAACAGCTTCCTGGGGCCGATCTGATCGACCATCCACTTTTCGAGGAATGGCTTGGCGGTGTGCCAGAGGTCGAGCTCCGGGTCGAGCTGGCGGCCCAGGCCCTCGATGTTGAGCAGGGTCTTCTGCAGCAGTACCAGTTGCGGCTGGATCTCGACGTGAAAGCGCCGCGAGGTCTGGAACAGCCGCATCAGCACCATGCCGAGCGAGATTTCCTTCAATGGCCGGTCGAAATACGGCTCGCACACGGTGCGGATTGCCGCCTCCAGCTCGTCGATGCGGGTGCCTTCGGGCACCCAGCCGCTTTCCAGGTGCAGCTCGGCCACGCGCTTGTAGTCGCGCCGGAAGAAGGCCACGAAGTTCTGCGCCAGGTATTCCTTGTCCGACTCCGTGAGCGTGCCGATGATCCCGAAATCGAGCGAGATGTAGCGCCCGAAGGTCTCCGGTGCCAGACTCACCTGGATGTTGCCCGGGTGCATGTCGGCGTGAAAGAAGCCGTCGCGGAACACCTGGGTGAAGAAGATCGTGACGCCGTCGCGAGCGAGCTTGGGAATGTCGACACCGGCCGCGCGCAGACGGTCGAGCTGTGCAATGGGCACGCCGTTCATGCGCTCCATCACGATCACCTCGGGGTGGCAGAAGTCCCAGAACATCTCGGGGATGAGCACCAGGTCGAGTTCGGCCATGTTGCGGCGCAACTGGGCCGCATTGGCCGCTTCCCGCACCAGGTCGAGCTCGTCGTGCAGGTACTTGTCGAACTCGCCGACCACCTCGCGCGGCTTCAGGCGCTTGCCGTCGGGCGATAGCCGCTCGACCCAGCCGGCCATCATGGCCATGAGGGCAAGGTCTTTCTCGATCACGCCGCGCATGCTGGGGCGCAGCACCTTGACGGCCACCTCCCGTACCTCGCCCTGATTGGTGCGGATGGTCGCAAAGTGGACCTGGGCAATGGACGCGCTGGCAATTGGCGTCTCGTCGAACTGCACGAACACATCGCCCACCGGTCGGCGGAAGGCCCGCTCGATGGTGGCAATGGCCACGGACGACGGGAACGGCGGCACGCGGTCCTGCAGAAAGGCAAGCTCGTCGGCAATGTCGGGCGGCAGCAGGTCGCGCCGGGTGGAGAGCACCTGGCCGAACTTCACGAAGATGGGGCCCAGCCGCTCGAGCGCCTCGCGCAGGCGCTGGCCGCGCGGCGCGTCGAGGTTGCGGCCGATGGAAACGACCCGCGCCACCACGCGCAACCAGGGTTTCTGGAAGCTCGTGAGCACGAGTTCGTCCAGGCCGTAGCGCAGCGCGACCCAGACGATGAAGAATCCGCGGTAGAAGCGCCTCATTCGGCCGTGCTCGCCGGGCCGGCCGCCGAACCGCCGGCTTGCGGGGGCTTGCCGCCGACGAACTGGCGCAGCGCGCCCGCCACCTTGCGGGCGCCGTTGGCGATGGTGTGTGCCGGCACGTCGCCAATCAGGCGCGCGAGGTCGTCCTCGACGTCCCAACGCACATGGTCGACCAGCCAGTTGACCTCGGCCGCAAGCTGCACGTCGCCGATGATCTGCACCGATGGCTTGTCGCCACGCAGCGTGGCGCGCGCCAGGTCGAAGGGGGACTCATCCGTGACGGTGAGTGTGAGCTCAGGCACCGAGCCCGGCGGCGCCAGGTCGAGCAGGCCGGCGGGCGTGGCCACCAGCTCCATCGTGACGAAGCGCCACTGGAAGCGCACCACCCGCCCCTGCTGCCGCAGCAGCCGCTGCTGGGCTTCGGGCTCCTGCTGCAGCACATGGTTGAGAAACAGCACCGCGCGGTGCTGGATCTCGTGCACAGCCCAGGCGGGTGGCTGCAGCCGTTCGCCGATGCGATTGAACAGGTCGTCGAGAAAAGAAAATGGGGACGATGGTGTGGCCATGTCCCCATTATCGGTTCTGTAAGCGGCCTCATGGCCGCCGGAATGCGCTTACTGCAGCGCTTGCACGCCTGCGACCAGCCAGCCGCTGTTGCCGCTGACGGGCTTGGTCATGTTCCAGACTTCGCGGAACGGGCCCGGGCCGGCCGAGTCGTCCTCGCGGATCATGCCGGAGAACTCCACGCTGGCCATGTAGGCGTCTGCCAGTTCCTCGATGCCGAGCAGCTTGGCGTCGAGCATCACCACCTCGGTCTTGTTCGGCGCGCCGCCGGTATGGCTGGCGCGGTCGGCCAGCTGCGTGCGGATTTCGTCGACCATGCTGTCGGTCATCATGGAGCGCAGCGTGGTGACGTCGGCGCGGTCCCAGGCGTCTTGCAGCGTGACGAAGTTGCGCTTGGCCGCGCCAAGGAAGCCGTCCACGTCGAAGCCGACCGGAATGCCCCACGACTGCGAGCCCGAGAGCGCCGAGCCGATCATGCTGCCGCCGGCCGCGGCACCCGCCGCGGAAAGGCTGCTGCCATGCCGCTCGTCGGTGTGCGCGGGCGAGGCGTCAAAGGCGGTTGCGTTGCGCTCCCACGGCCGTGCCGAGGCGTCGTTGCCGACGTTGGCGGGGCTGTACTGCGCAGGCGCGCTGGCGTTGGCCGGGTTGCCCGCGCCCTGGAAGGCGAAGCCGCCCTGGCGGCTGGCGCCCGACGAGGCGGCCGAACGCGCCTTGAACATGCGCCACACAAACAGGCCGGCCATGACCAGCAGGCCGATCAGCAGGATGTTGGCAAAGCCGGCGCCAAGGCCGAGCGAATTTGCAAGCCAGGCCAGGCCCAGGCCGGCGGCCAGGCCGCCGAGCATTGCACCCCATGGGCGCTTGGGTGCCGCGGCAGCGGGCGCCGGCGTTGCGGGCCGCGGCGCTGCGTTGGTTGCGTTTTGCTGCGCGGGCGCGCTGGGCGATGCGGCTTCGCGCTGCGTCACGTTGGACGATTGGCGACCGACCGATTTGCCGCCGCCGATGCGGGCTGCATCGGCCTGCACGCTGACCAGGGCCAGCACGCAAGCCAGGAACAAAGAACTCAAACTTTTCATGTCGTCTCCTCTTTAGAGCGAAGAATTCGCGTCATCAACACTTGATTCCAACATGAAGGGCGACCACGCCACCCGTCATGTTGTGATAGTCCACATGCCCGAAACCGCCCTCTTTCATGAGGGTCTTGAGCTCGTCCTGCGCGGGATGCATCCGGATCGACTCGGCCAGGTAGCGGTAGCTGGCGTCGTCGCCCGCCACCAGCTTGCCCAGGCGCGGCAGCACATTGAACGAATACCAGTCGTAGGCCTTTGCGAGCGGCTTGGCCACCTTCGAGAACTCGAGCACCAGGAGCTTGCCGCGCGGCTTGAGCACGCGGTTCATTTCCTTCAGCGCAATGTCCTTGTGCGTCATGTTGCGCAGGCCGAAGGCGACGGTCACCACGTCGAAGTGGTCGCTCGGAAAGGGCAGCTTCTCAGCGTCGCACACCAGCGTGGGCAGCGCGACGCCGGCATCGAGCAGGCGGTCGCGGCCAGTGCGCAGCATGGCTTCGTTGATGTCGGTGTGCACCACCTGGCCGCTGGCGCCGACCTTCTTGGAGAAAGCCAGTGCGAGGTCGCCGGTGCCGCCCGCGATGTCGAGCACGCGCGAGCCTTCGCCCACGTTGGCCACCATCACGGTGTAGGCCTTCCAGGCGCGATGCAGCCCCATCGACATCAGGTCGTTCATGAGGTCGTAACGCGTGGCGACGGAGTCGAAGACGCCGCGAACACGTTGCGCTTTCTCGCTTTCGTCGACTTTTTCGAAGCCGAAGTGGGTGGTGCTCATTGGCCTGATATTAGGCCGGAAGCACACA containing:
- the ubiE gene encoding bifunctional demethylmenaquinone methyltransferase/2-methoxy-6-polyprenyl-1,4-benzoquinol methylase UbiE, translated to MSTTHFGFEKVDESEKAQRVRGVFDSVATRYDLMNDLMSMGLHRAWKAYTVMVANVGEGSRVLDIAGGTGDLALAFSKKVGASGQVVHTDINEAMLRTGRDRLLDAGVALPTLVCDAEKLPFPSDHFDVVTVAFGLRNMTHKDIALKEMNRVLKPRGKLLVLEFSKVAKPLAKAYDWYSFNVLPRLGKLVAGDDASYRYLAESIRMHPAQDELKTLMKEGGFGHVDYHNMTGGVVALHVGIKC
- a CDS encoding Tim44 domain-containing protein; this translates as MKSLSSLFLACVLALVSVQADAARIGGGKSVGRQSSNVTQREAASPSAPAQQNATNAAPRPATPAPAAAAPKRPWGAMLGGLAAGLGLAWLANSLGLGAGFANILLIGLLVMAGLFVWRMFKARSAASSGASRQGGFAFQGAGNPANASAPAQYSPANVGNDASARPWERNATAFDASPAHTDERHGSSLSAAGAAAGGSMIGSALSGSQSWGIPVGFDVDGFLGAAKRNFVTLQDAWDRADVTTLRSMMTDSMVDEIRTQLADRASHTGGAPNKTEVVMLDAKLLGIEELADAYMASVEFSGMIREDDSAGPGPFREVWNMTKPVSGNSGWLVAGVQALQ